The genomic interval ATTCAAAACGGTATCTTGGCTATATGTTCAATGCGCTTACAGAGCAGGGCTAAGCGCAAGACTTTAAACAAAGGCGTTGAACCCGACATATAGCGGGGCGAACGATAAGCCACAGGAGGCCAAGAAAAATAGCAGCAATAGGCTGCAAGCTGATTGAAACGAAGTTATTTCCAAATTTGCACTTATATTGGTGTTTCGGCATGATGGCCGAAATGAAAAGTTCTTCTCCCGACAGGTATTCCACCTAGAGGGTTTTCAAAAAAGAAAAACGGTATATTGAGAAGCAGCATGAAGCGTGCTCTCAAATGCCCCGTCATTGCTCTTCACGCTTGATGTGAGGAGGGATGTGTCCCTGGCTTGGTTCTTCGAGACGAACCTGAGCAGGCGCGTCGGCCTGCCTGCATGCATGAAGAGATGATATGCGCCCCAATTTGGGGCATGCCATGGTATCTTGCTGAAAAATTGCCAGAATGCCCGATCCGAAGGGGTGGTCAAATCCCCAAAACGATTCTTTGGCTGCTCTGATCCTTCAAGTGAGCAATGCAGAGATCTCCCCGTCAGTCATGGCTTTACGGAATGGCATGGGCGTTGAGCGCCCACCTGTGATCAAGGATGGCAGACGACGTTGGGAACCACCCCCTCGGCATGATCAAGCGTTTTCTCTTCCAGAGGAATATAACAATCTTGTCTAGAGATCTGAAAACCCTCAGATCCCAGACATTCATACATCCAGACATCCATACAGGCGATTTTAGCGCCTTTTTAGGAGTGCGGAGCAAAGGGGGGCCAGCTGGCAGCTCGATAAGGCGCACAGGGCTTCTCAATCGCCTGTATGGGGCCTGTAAGCGGCGTAGGAGCAGCTTGGCGCTTTCGGTATATCGTAGGCGCGGGAAAAAGAGAGGGAACCGCAGCGGTTCAGACTTGGGAAGTGGAGATTGAGGCACAGCACTGCTGCAGTGCGAGGGCTGGCTTTAGCCCATAGAGCAATTCGCAGCCCATTTGATTGGACAATAACGCAGAGAAACACGCGCCAAGGCCAAGGGAATGACAGAGTGCTTAAAAACCACTCTCGATATGATCATAGACAATCTGGGTAAAGCTGGTGATCTGTGTGCCGATGAAGGTGCCGCTGGCGATGAGCATCAGGAAGATGACGAGGATCTTGGGAATGAAAGTCAGCGTCATTTCCTGCACCTGCGTCAAGGCCTGAAACAGGGCAATTGCCAGACCAATGACCATTGCAGCCCCCACGGCAGGGCTGGCTGCAACAATCACGGTCCAAAAGGCTTCTCGAACAAGATCGAGTGCATCTACTTCATTCATCAGGAAATCGTAACCCCGGCGCCAACAACCACATTTGTGCCGTCTTCAAGGCTTGCGACAACGCCATCAGAGGCAATCGTAACAGAAGAAATCGTGCCTGAAATTTCGGAGCCATCGAGTGTTGCCGAGAGGATTTTTCCAACCAAAGAACCGGACTGGTTTACATAAAGCTGCGAGAGCACATTATCGAGCTTGTTGTTGGTTTGGATATTCTGCTCCACATTCGAGAATGAGGCCAACTGTCCCATTTGTTCGGACATGTCGGTCGGATCAGTCGGATCCTGATATTCCATCTGCGTGACCATCATCTGCAGGAATGCATCATAATCAAGGGTCATGGCATCCGAGGTACTGGAAGACGACTGGGTGGAGGTCGTAGTCGTGGTTGAAGTAACGGCTGAAACGGACATTCTGGTTAATCCTTCTGGTAGCAGGGTAAGAGATTTTCCTGGGCTGACAAATTGCTCGATATGGTAGGCGGGTTAGCAATGCGCTTCTGGCGATGATGACTGATCGAAGCGCATATCCGTGCTCTCATGGATATCAACGACGTCGCTCAGGAGGCTTTCTTCCAGCGCATAAAGGGCGCGGATGCGTTTCATGGCCTCGTAATAGTTACCGGCATTGACCACATCCACGATTTCCTGAATACCTGCACAGAGCCGATAATGATCAACCGTATCGGTTAGGCTGCGGGCGAATTTCAGGAATGTCTTGTGTGCCTCTTCAATGTTGGTTGGAGAGGTGAACATCATCTGGGCAATGAAATAAAGCTGCCGCAGAGGGGTGGTTGTTTCATCGGCCTGAATGATGTGGTTTTCGAGCAGGAATTCCGCTTCATTCAATAGCTCGATGGTTGTCTTTTTGGGGAAACGGATCACGGCACCATTGATGTAAAACCGTTCTCCGGATTTGAAAGTAAGCCGCATCGGTTTCATTGTGCTAATCCAGTGCTGATCATGATGTTGAGCTCGATGAGGGCATCCAGATTGTCGTTCTCATTTTGGCGGATGCGTTCAACTTCCTTGAGAATGAAAAGACCGATGGATACAAGGTCGGCTTTGAGTTGATCGGGCAGCGAATTTTCTGGCTTGGCAAGATCTTCCAGCAAAAAGCACCAAACCAGATTGGTCTGATAAAGCGCATTGATGCCCACGGCAGACTGAATCCCTTGAACTTTCGCCTCCTTCAAGCAGTCAACCAGATGATTGAGCGCTTCGACTTCGTTGCTTTTCTGGCATGATCCAGACAGTTGAGAGCTTTCCGCATAGTAAGAAGTGTACATTCTCTTCCTCGCCCTGATGATCTTTCTGTAAAGGGGTCTGACAGACCAGGCTTCCATCGCCTCCCTGTCGGCCACTTGGGGTATGCTGGTTTGCGAGCGGCATCAGGCAGAGCCTTGCCGTGCCGCTCTGGTCTTCGTGCTTTGAGAGTGAAATTTAGAGATAGTTCAGCAAACTCAAATTCTGCATTCGGCTCGTGATCGAGTAGGTCAACTCCAGTTGTGTGACTGCGCTGGACAATTTCACTGAAGCTTCTGTCGTGTCGATATTTTCCAGATCGACAATGCGTTCGTTCAGAGTATCGGTCTGGATGGCAAGACGATCGGAAGCATCGGAGACCTGAGCCTGCGCGTTACCGGCTTTGCCGATGACATTGTTGAGGCTCTGGATAGCCGAACCAATAAGCTCGGTCGCCTTGCTTGCAATCGCATCGAATGTTTCCTGCGACATATTTTCAGACCCGAGTGAAGAGACCATGGTGTAGGCCATGGCCAGTTGGCGCATCGGCTCTTCATTGGCACTGACGGATGTGTCGATCACCTCGGTGGCAGAAATCCTGCTGGAGGTTACCTCGTCGGTGGCCGTTGACCAGTTGGCGCTCCAGTTGGCAGCGCTGAATTCGTCGGCAAATTCGTTATCCAGATAGTCTTCGATATCAGACACGGATATGTTGGCGACTTGAGAATCGTCCGTTCCAAAGCCGAATTTGCTATTGAAAGAGGCGTCAATGGCGGTCTTGCTTGTTGAGCCGGTTTCATAGGTCTCAATCGGTTTTTCTTCTGTGTTGATGCCGGCGAAAATGAAAGAGCCGTTAAATGAAATGTTGAGACTGGAAATCAATGCATCCAGATTGTCCTTGGCACTCGAAACGACCACGCTACGCGCAGTTACGCTGCCAATGGATGTCAGCAGGGTGGATTGAAGGTCGGACGCTGATGAGGAGACATTTTCCAGCGCTTCAACGCTAACATCCAGGCTACTGGAAATCAGGGCGTTGGTATCGATAATGGTATTGAGCGTATTGAACTGCGACCGGATGGAAACAGCTTCACCCGTGGAGCTGCCAAGATACAGACCAACATCATAATGTCGGCCCGAGGAAACTTCCTTCTGCAGCTTTACAAGGTTGCTCGTTTGCGTGGCAATGGACTTGGTTGTCGCCGTGGAAAAGGAAAGTGAAGAGACATAGTTCGTCATGATTTAACCCGCAATTTCTAGAAGTTGATCCAACATTTCATCGATCGTGCTGATCAATTTAGCGGTCGCGGAGTAGCTACGCTCAATTTCCAGCATGCTTTGCATTTCTTCATCAATATTGACGCCGGTTGCGTTGGAGAAAGATTCCGTCACGCGGTTAAGTGTGATGGTTTGGTTTTCGGAAACGGTATCGGCACTCTGGCGCATCGATTCCAGCCAGCTGACAGAGGAAGCCGCAAAATCCTTGAGCGTGCCGGTCGTATCAACACCCGTATCGCCGTTGAAAACCATGGAGGTATCGAGATTGCTGATCAGCTCCTGAATGCGGTCTCCATAGCTGGCATAGTCTGACGGGTTATAGTCCGTGGTAATCCCGTCCCGGATCAGATCCAGATTGTCTGAATCAAGAGCGCTGTTCACCTGGATATCGGCGGCCAGCCCCTGAACCAATGTGCCCGAAGCGGGAACCGATGGTGTTCCTGAATAGGTGAACATGCCTGCGGTGCCGCTTTCCTGAAAGGCGGTGATCAGGCCATGAGCGATCTCATCAAGCTGGTTCTGATAGGTAACGGCGGCTTCATCGCGCACTTCGACGAGGCCCGCAATACGCCCAGTGCTGATTTCCATCTTGGCGTCAGGGCCTGCCACGGGCACCCCGTCAACGCGCACCGAGTTGCCTACGGTTGAAGCCGAGAAGGTATCGGTCTGTTCAAAGGTGACGCTTCGCGCGGTGGTCTCAAACATCATCACGCCGCTTTCGGTGGTGATGACCAAATCATTATTCTCACGCGTCTGGGTCTTGATGCCAATTTGGGCGGAGAGTTCTAGCACTGCCTGATCGCGTGCATCCATGGCATCGGTCACATCGGAGCCGAGTTCGGTGCCGCGCACGATTTCCTTGTTTAGGGATTCAATACGCGCCAACTGCTCATTGATGATTGCCACAGACTGGGCAATCTGATCATCCGCATCTTCCCGCTCTGCCTGTACGGCAGCGGATGCCTCATTCAGCGTTGACACCATATTCTCTGCAGAGGAGAGCACTTCCCCGGCGAGAACGGAATCGGAAGGCATGGCGCCATAAGCCTGCAGAGCTGTCTCCAATTCGCCTAAAACGGCTGCCGGAGAGATATCCTGGTCGGTGTCACCGATCGTGTTGGACAATTGCGTCAGCCCGTCCAGATAGGCATCGCTTTTCTCTCCAACCGAGGTGGCCGAAGTGAGACTACGGAACAAAGCCTGATCGGTCGCTCTGGAAATGGAGCTGATATAGACGCCACCGCCCGAGCCATCGCTTGCTTGCAGCGTTGAGACCAATGCAGTCTTGCGCGTATAGCCTTCCTGACTGGCATTGGTAATATTGCGTGAAAGGACCGCGGTTTCTTTTTGTCGCGTGCTCAGGGCAGATTGTGCGACTTGCAGAGCAACTGATAGACTCATGACACTTACCTTAAAAAATGCACGAGACTACACCTGAAGGGAAAAACTCCATGGGGGGACCTGTGTAGCCTCGTGATGGCGGACTTAGCGAGCGAGGTTGACGACCTCACTGAGTAGGTCTGAACCGGTTTGGAATACCTTGGAGTCGGCGGAGAATGATCTCTGAGCGATAATCAGGTTGGTCAGTTCCTCAGCCAGGTCCACGTTGGAGCCTTCGATGGCGCTGGAAACAAGCGTGCCCATGCCATTGTCTCCGGGGAAACCGACCTGCACATCGCCACTCTCGTTGGTCGTCGAAAAGACCTCGCCACCCATGGGAGCCAGATTGTCCTCACTGGCAACATCCGCGATCGGAATGCGATAGGCCGCCTGGCGGGTACCATCCTCGTAAACCATGTAGAGCGTGCCATCGGCGTTGATTTCTACGCTTTCGACATTCTGTGGTGCATTGCCGTTCACAGTGGGATCATCAACGCCGAAATCGGCAGCCAATTGTGTCATGCCAGCAATCGAAATGGTGGCGTCTTCAGTGGCAGGTTCATGATCTGGGATATGGAAACTGATTTCAGTGGGTGAGGCGGCATCAAAGGTGCCGTCGGCATTGAAGGTCAGTGTCGTGGTCGACATGGGGTTGGTGTAGGTATTGCCATGTGTTGTGGTAACGGACGCCGTGTAGGGGAAACCGCCATCGGTGGAATCTGCGTTGTTAAAGACGGTAACTTCCCAGGTATCAGTGCCGGTCTTGGTGAAATAGACATCCATCTGGATTTCGTTGCCCACATCATCGTAAGAGACCAGCGATGTCTTGGCGGTATAGTTGATGTTGGTGATGGTGCCATCGTTGTCTGCAGGTGTATTGTCCACCGAAGTATCGACGATGTCAGCGTTGGCCGGCAGGTTGCCACTCATGGACCCTTCCGTGGTGGCGCTGGCTTCCAGCTGGGACTGGTTGACATTCACCTTTTCAAGGCCGGTGAGCGCATTGGCGACAACCGAAGGAGTACCGGACGAGAGGTCGTACCCCTGCAAATAATATCCTGCCGTATTGACCAGATTGCCATCCGAGTCGGCGACAAAGCTGCCCGCGCGGGTGAGGAATGGCGTGCCATCCGAATCGGACACGACAAAGAAGCCGCTGCCATCAATCGCCAGATCAGTTACGCTGGTGGTATATTCGAGGTTGCCCGCTGTTGAGATATCATAGGAGGTGAGGGCTTCCACGCCACCCGAATTGTAGGAAGTGGTGTTCTGCGTGGTGACAACGGACTTGAATTCGGTTTCGGCCTTCTTGTAGCCGGTCGTGTTCGCATTGATGATATTATCAGATACAGTGCCAAGCTTGCTCGACTGGGAGTTCATGCCTGAAACACTAGAACGCATTACGCCGTAAAGGCCCATGGTGCTCTCCTGTTTAAAATAACCGCTATCTCGCATCCAGAGCAGTGACGCAGGTTGCCCTGATAGGGACTATGAGATTTCTATGCTGAGAGGATAGGTGAGAAGGCTTGCGCGAAACTGGCCACCAAACTGTTGTAAATGTTTGAATTGATTAAATTTTTATATTCAATCGAAGCGTTTCGGCCTGCATTGGACAGAATGGGGCAAAACGGGGTGGGGCCGTGGCAGGATTTGTATCCGCTCCACATGAAAACACCTGCCAATTTGCAGGATTGGCAGGTGTAAAAGCTCGGAAAAGATGATGGGGAGGGAGAAAAGACGCGGGCCTAGCGGCCGCAAAAGGCGCGGGATTTCGCCGTCCACTGTCCAAATTTGCTGGCCACAAGATTGCGGATAACAGCGCAAACATAGCGCTTTTGAGCGGGATTGTTGTCAGGGCCCGCGTGATAGCGCGCCACGGCCATCGTCCAGCTTCCCTGACGGGCACGCAACTGTCTTAGAAATTTGGCCGCATAGCGTACATTGGCGTGGGGATCGATCATTTCATCAAGGGATGCAAACTGATCTGAATGATAATGGTGATTGATTTGCATGCAGCCGATATCGATCAGCTTCTTGCCATTCTTTCGGGCCTCACGCACAGCGTCGAGGGCGGCATTTTTGGAAGATGTCATCACCGTCTTGCCCTCGATATTGAGGGCGAAGGGGTGCAGCTTCAGGCCGCGCCCCGTTTCCGTTAGTCCGACCGCATAGAGAATGCCAAGCGGCACGCCTTCGCTGGCGGCAGCGGCGCGCATTTCCCGCTCGCATACCGCATCAACGGTCGCCGTTTCCGCCCGTGTGGTTGCGGCAAAGGAAGATCCGGCCACATTGGCGCTAAAGAGTAAGCCCGCGATAAGGCTGGCTTTCGCTTGTCGCTTCATGATGCACTCCGTCGGAATTGTCATCAAAGGCCTCCATCGAGAAGAAGCCACCTTCGTCTCTTGCGCCCGATTGCTGCTTTTGTCCGCCTTGATCGCCCGAGCCGTTGTTGGCTCCGGAGGAGCCGGACCGGTCCTGGCCATTCTGCTGGTTCAGACTGTCATTGGAAGAAGGAGGCAATATCTGGGATGGGCCCTTTTCGTCCAGCGCGACAACCGTAATGCGATCTGCTTGATAGCCAGCCTTTTGCAGCAACTTATTCAGTTCATGCTGGTTGGTCTCAAGCATCTTCGCCGTTTCAGCTCTGGATGCCTCAATGCGAACTTCGATATTGTTATCATTCAGGCGCACGGAAAGACGCACTTTGCCCAGATCGGCCGGATGCAGCTGGATATCCAGCACGCGCAATACATCACCACTGCGATGCAGCTTCAATCCACTTGAGAATTGCCCTTCAAGAGCGCTGTCGGGATTGGCCGAGCCCTGCCCATTGAGGCTGCCGCTCAAGGCGTCGCCAATTTGCCGAAGAACGGAATTGGCCGTGGTGAGACCCGTCTGAGGCGAAACCAAGCCATTCGTCTCCAACATATCCATCGGCGCAAAATGGGTTTCCTGTTTGAGCACGCTGAAGCCGTCGCGCTGGGCCTTCTGGGTGGGCGTCAACATGGCATCCCTGACAATCGGCATGACCGTATCAAAAGCCGATGTCGCGCGGGTATCCAGAGAAAAGGCTTTAAGGTTGGTCGGATCGACCGGGTTTGACTGGGCGCTTTTTGCCAACTGCTCCATGGAGCCAAGGGACATCTTCTCCGGTGTCTGGGAAAGACCCTGGAAGAGGGCCTTGGCATCTTTTGCTGCGCTGGCATCAGCTGCGGCTTTGCCCATTTTACCCATGGAGTCTTCAGCCCCGTTTTGTTGCTTGCCTGCAAGGGCGGTATCGCTCAAGGCCTGTTCGGACAACTGGCCTTTGCCTGCCTGTAAAAGCGGGTCGGCTTTTGCGCCAACGAGGGCGCCGCTGTTTGCTTTATCGGGCTCTTGCCCGAAGCCTGCTTGCGCCAGCAACTGCTGGACGGATTTGAAATCGGCTTTTTCGGCGCTCTGCTCCAATGAGGACGCAGTCGCCATTTCCGAGGCTGCCTTTTTATTGGCATCCGGAGAAACAAGATCAAACAGCTTTTCAAAGGAAGAGGGACCAGTGTCGCCATGGGCCTTGTTCGCGTGCTTCTTGTGCGATTTGCTTTCCAGTTCCGCCGCCTCATTGGCGGCCTGTTCCGCTTCGTCACCGCAAGAGGCACTGTTATCATGGGCCTGCTGCTTATGCTGACTGTCTCCATGAACGGAGCGCTTTCCAGAAAACAGGGCATGGGTGTTCACATTGGCACCCGCGGCGGAATGGTCTGACTAGGCATGCTTATTCACCTAAGAGAGGATTGTTTGGAAGAGGACAGGAAAAGATCTGTCTGACGAATGGCCTGCCTGCCCTCAGTCAGAGTTTCCAACTGCCAGCCCGGTTCGCCCTTGTCTATGGTTGAGGGTCTGATGGTGAAAGCCATCGCCGGATCGTCCGTTTCGGGCCATGCGCGGATATTGTTGATCACCTGGGATATCTTTTCAGCCAGAAGCTGGTCTCGACTGGAAAGGGTGCTGCGCTGGACCTTCCACAGATGCTGGAGCGACAGCTTGATGCTATCCGCATCAATCATGGAGCCTGCCAGATAAAGATGGGAGCGTGACTGATCTTGCGAGCCATCCAATGTCAAAGGCATGGCTGCCTTTGCTGCCTGCTGGGCAAGGGGGACATTGCCTGCAATCAGACTTGAATAGGAGAGCAGCAGATAGAGGCTACGTCGTGCATCCATGTCAAACTCGGAGATGACCGTGTCAAGTTCTGCAAAATTGCTGCCCTCTTTGCTCTCGCCAAAATGGCGCATGGCAATGGCAAAGCGACGCCGGAAATCCGAATTATAGATCGAGTTGTTGAACCGCCGCATATATTGCAGGGAATAGGCCTGAAACAGTCTGGTGTCATTCTCGGCCGCTGCTACCGAAACACCCCGGCGCAAAGCGGCTTCCTCTACGAGGGAGCCGGGCAACAGAAGACGGGCCTTGTCGATGGCAACCCGAGCATCCTCCAGATTGTCCGGCAGAGAGAGAATGGCTTGAACCAGAGCAATCTGCCCCCCCAATGTGGGGGAAAGAGACAGAGGGTCTATGGTTGAAAAGAGTGAATAGGCTTCATTCTTTCTGCCTTCGATATAGGCCAGCGCTCCTTTCAGCAAAGCAGGATCAATCGCAGGCGGCGGATCAAGCGACAAAAGCCTATGGCCCACCGCAGGATGTCCGCCCGAGAGCAGATGAATGACGGCTGCGCGCGCATTTTGTTCATTCTGCCAGACCTTGGCAGGCAATTCGAGAAAATGGCGGTTGAGATTGATAATCAGCTTGCGCTGGGCTTTGAGGGCCTGTGTGGAACCCTTCGCCGTCTGCGCTTGAAGATTTTGAACCACGCGAACTTGTAGATAGGGCTGCATATCATCAACCGATGCATCGACAGCATGAGGAACAACCGTGCCATTTGCAGTCTGATCGGCGCTCGTGTCCGTGTCTTGCCCGGAAGAGACCGCAGATCTGGTTTCTGTTGCTTGCTCGTCACTCGCTCTGGCGGGCACCATGGAAACCCCTTCGATGACCCGGATCGCCTTGTGCTGATCGGCTGATTTGCCTGTTGTCTGGTCTGCCGTTTGGGCCGTCGCGCCGGAAAGGCTTGCGGCAGTGCATAGGCAGGCCAGCAGAGCTGAGGTCATCAGGCGGGTGCGAAGACTAAAGCTGTGCGCTGATGGAGTTTGCTTGATCATTGCGGTGCCTCTTTGCTCGGCTGCACGAGAATTTCAATGCGGCGGTTGTCATCGGCTTCCGGATCATCAGGATGCTTCAGGGCGCGATCGGCATAGCCTTCCACCCGGAGCAGACGGTTTTCATCCAGTCCACCACGGATCAGCATGAAGCGAGCCATGTGGGCGCGGGCTGTCGAGAGGCGCCAGTTGTCCGATTTGCCGTTGCGGAATGGGCGCGCATCGGTATGGCCCCGAATGATGATGTTGCCCTTGACCTTTTTGAGGCTCTTGGCGATGCGTTCGAGCAGCGTAATGGATTGCGCGGTCGGCTCGGAAGACCCGATCGCGAACATGCCATAGTCCGCGCTGTCCGAAACATTGATGAGTATGTCATCGCCGCTTGTGGTTACGGTGAGTTCGTTGCCGATAGTCGGGCGTGGTTCCTCATTGAGGGCGGCATTCAGGACTGTTCTGAATTCATCCACCTGTCGGTCAAGAGCGCTGGTGCCTGCCGATTTGCCTATGGTGTCATTGACATCCGGACCAAGGCCGGTTGACTGGTGGGTGCTCACAGCAGCCTGCTCGGTTTGGGCCTCCCGCGCACTGCTCTTGCCTTGAGTTTCATTGATCTGAGCCTCTTTGCCGTCTGGTCCGGCACCCCGTTCTTCCATCGGGCTCTGGGAAGAGCCGACAGAAGCGGCAGAAGCCATGGCAAAGCCGGTCTGCGAAGAGCCTGCGTCTGAAGCGCTGGCGTCAGGGGCCGCGTCTTCAACTGAAAGGCTCTCGCCCTCTGAGGAGCGGGCCTGAGACTGATC from uncultured Cohaesibacter sp. carries:
- a CDS encoding chemotaxis protein, producing the protein MIKQTPSAHSFSLRTRLMTSALLACLCTAASLSGATAQTADQTTGKSADQHKAIRVIEGVSMVPARASDEQATETRSAVSSGQDTDTSADQTANGTVVPHAVDASVDDMQPYLQVRVVQNLQAQTAKGSTQALKAQRKLIINLNRHFLELPAKVWQNEQNARAAVIHLLSGGHPAVGHRLLSLDPPPAIDPALLKGALAYIEGRKNEAYSLFSTIDPLSLSPTLGGQIALVQAILSLPDNLEDARVAIDKARLLLPGSLVEEAALRRGVSVAAAENDTRLFQAYSLQYMRRFNNSIYNSDFRRRFAIAMRHFGESKEGSNFAELDTVISEFDMDARRSLYLLLSYSSLIAGNVPLAQQAAKAAMPLTLDGSQDQSRSHLYLAGSMIDADSIKLSLQHLWKVQRSTLSSRDQLLAEKISQVINNIRAWPETDDPAMAFTIRPSTIDKGEPGWQLETLTEGRQAIRQTDLFLSSSKQSSLR
- a CDS encoding flagellar hook-associated family protein, with the protein product MTNYVSSLSFSTATTKSIATQTSNLVKLQKEVSSGRHYDVGLYLGSSTGEAVSIRSQFNTLNTIIDTNALISSSLDVSVEALENVSSSASDLQSTLLTSIGSVTARSVVVSSAKDNLDALISSLNISFNGSFIFAGINTEEKPIETYETGSTSKTAIDASFNSKFGFGTDDSQVANISVSDIEDYLDNEFADEFSAANWSANWSTATDEVTSSRISATEVIDTSVSANEEPMRQLAMAYTMVSSLGSENMSQETFDAIASKATELIGSAIQSLNNVIGKAGNAQAQVSDASDRLAIQTDTLNERIVDLENIDTTEASVKLSSAVTQLELTYSITSRMQNLSLLNYL
- the flgK gene encoding flagellar hook-associated protein FlgK, whose amino-acid sequence is MSLSVALQVAQSALSTRQKETAVLSRNITNASQEGYTRKTALVSTLQASDGSGGGVYISSISRATDQALFRSLTSATSVGEKSDAYLDGLTQLSNTIGDTDQDISPAAVLGELETALQAYGAMPSDSVLAGEVLSSAENMVSTLNEASAAVQAEREDADDQIAQSVAIINEQLARIESLNKEIVRGTELGSDVTDAMDARDQAVLELSAQIGIKTQTRENNDLVITTESGVMMFETTARSVTFEQTDTFSASTVGNSVRVDGVPVAGPDAKMEISTGRIAGLVEVRDEAAVTYQNQLDEIAHGLITAFQESGTAGMFTYSGTPSVPASGTLVQGLAADIQVNSALDSDNLDLIRDGITTDYNPSDYASYGDRIQELISNLDTSMVFNGDTGVDTTGTLKDFAASSVSWLESMRQSADTVSENQTITLNRVTESFSNATGVNIDEEMQSMLEIERSYSATAKLISTIDEMLDQLLEIAG
- a CDS encoding flagellar hook-length control protein FliK, which encodes MNTHALFSGKRSVHGDSQHKQQAHDNSASCGDEAEQAANEAAELESKSHKKHANKAHGDTGPSSFEKLFDLVSPDANKKAASEMATASSLEQSAEKADFKSVQQLLAQAGFGQEPDKANSGALVGAKADPLLQAGKGQLSEQALSDTALAGKQQNGAEDSMGKMGKAAADASAAKDAKALFQGLSQTPEKMSLGSMEQLAKSAQSNPVDPTNLKAFSLDTRATSAFDTVMPIVRDAMLTPTQKAQRDGFSVLKQETHFAPMDMLETNGLVSPQTGLTTANSVLRQIGDALSGSLNGQGSANPDSALEGQFSSGLKLHRSGDVLRVLDIQLHPADLGKVRLSVRLNDNNIEVRIEASRAETAKMLETNQHELNKLLQKAGYQADRITVVALDEKGPSQILPPSSNDSLNQQNGQDRSGSSGANNGSGDQGGQKQQSGARDEGGFFSMEAFDDNSDGVHHEATSESQPYRGLTL
- a CDS encoding transglycosylase SLT domain-containing protein, whose product is MKRQAKASLIAGLLFSANVAGSSFAATTRAETATVDAVCEREMRAAAASEGVPLGILYAVGLTETGRGLKLHPFALNIEGKTVMTSSKNAALDAVREARKNGKKLIDIGCMQINHHYHSDQFASLDEMIDPHANVRYAAKFLRQLRARQGSWTMAVARYHAGPDNNPAQKRYVCAVIRNLVASKFGQWTAKSRAFCGR
- a CDS encoding MotB family protein, which codes for MTDLEQTQEKELIIIRRRHDINIEKPHSGVWKIAHADFMTAMMAFFMVMWLISSTDDAAKKHIARYFNPVKLSAMTSFPKGLEDPDPKDMKVGPEATPPKASSPQDDADDGRALSLSEAPAEANGPSRQTSAARSRGKEDSRPLPTFTEAEIFSDPYGVLDRIVMKGKVAASQSQDDTDTTQSLAQNDSQIEGSGGEAMRDPFAPLSWRLNPLSLDEMDMTEEATSSNFSIAGQDSDQSQARSSEGESLSVEDAAPDASASDAGSSQTGFAMASAASVGSSQSPMEERGAGPDGKEAQINETQGKSSAREAQTEQAAVSTHQSTGLGPDVNDTIGKSAGTSALDRQVDEFRTVLNAALNEEPRPTIGNELTVTTSGDDILINVSDSADYGMFAIGSSEPTAQSITLLERIAKSLKKVKGNIIIRGHTDARPFRNGKSDNWRLSTARAHMARFMLIRGGLDENRLLRVEGYADRALKHPDDPEADDNRRIEILVQPSKEAPQ
- the fliQ gene encoding flagellar biosynthesis protein FliQ → MNEVDALDLVREAFWTVIVAASPAVGAAMVIGLAIALFQALTQVQEMTLTFIPKILVIFLMLIASGTFIGTQITSFTQIVYDHIESGF
- a CDS encoding flagellar hook protein FlgE, giving the protein MGLYGVMRSSVSGMNSQSSKLGTVSDNIINANTTGYKKAETEFKSVVTTQNTTSYNSGGVEALTSYDISTAGNLEYTTSVTDLAIDGSGFFVVSDSDGTPFLTRAGSFVADSDGNLVNTAGYYLQGYDLSSGTPSVVANALTGLEKVNVNQSQLEASATTEGSMSGNLPANADIVDTSVDNTPADNDGTITNINYTAKTSLVSYDDVGNEIQMDVYFTKTGTDTWEVTVFNNADSTDGGFPYTASVTTTHGNTYTNPMSTTTLTFNADGTFDAASPTEISFHIPDHEPATEDATISIAGMTQLAADFGVDDPTVNGNAPQNVESVEINADGTLYMVYEDGTRQAAYRIPIADVASEDNLAPMGGEVFSTTNESGDVQVGFPGDNGMGTLVSSAIEGSNVDLAEELTNLIIAQRSFSADSKVFQTGSDLLSEVVNLAR
- the flbT gene encoding flagellar biosynthesis repressor FlbT, with the protein product MKPMRLTFKSGERFYINGAVIRFPKKTTIELLNEAEFLLENHIIQADETTTPLRQLYFIAQMMFTSPTNIEEAHKTFLKFARSLTDTVDHYRLCAGIQEIVDVVNAGNYYEAMKRIRALYALEESLLSDVVDIHESTDMRFDQSSSPEAHC
- the flgD gene encoding flagellar hook assembly protein FlgD, whose translation is MSVSAVTSTTTTTSTQSSSSTSDAMTLDYDAFLQMMVTQMEYQDPTDPTDMSEQMGQLASFSNVEQNIQTNNKLDNVLSQLYVNQSGSLVGKILSATLDGSEISGTISSVTIASDGVVASLEDGTNVVVGAGVTIS
- the flaF gene encoding flagellar biosynthesis regulator FlaF; translation: MYTSYYAESSQLSGSCQKSNEVEALNHLVDCLKEAKVQGIQSAVGINALYQTNLVWCFLLEDLAKPENSLPDQLKADLVSIGLFILKEVERIRQNENDNLDALIELNIMISTGLAQ